Proteins from a single region of Colias croceus chromosome Z, ilColCroc2.1:
- the LOC123705460 gene encoding uncharacterized protein LOC123705460, translated as MMGTKGTQVTGKPKAETKSGPCPWLCNLVPSNVPGPGAAQAVLHPKKDVFVLKVAKVGPNGDRRVKMELELVTPKGPEKKPLCRIDTRETQCEPDPPPCCCVKPKKKKK; from the exons ATGATGGGAACTAAGGGAACGCAGGTGACGGGTAAACCAAAGGCTGAGACGAAATCTGGACCGTGTCCTTGGCTTTGTAACTTGGTGCCATCGAATGTTCCTGGGCCCGGAGCCGCTCAAGCTGTACTGCATCCTAAAAAAGATGTGTTCGTACTTAAA GTGGCGAAAGTGGGACCGAATGGTGACCGTCGCGTGAAAATGGAGTTAGAACTGGTGACACCAAAGGGACCTGAGAAGAAGCCCCTCTGCCGCATCGACACGAGGGAAACACAGTGCGAGCCAGACCCTCCACCCTGCTGCTGTGTTAAacctaaaaagaaaaagaaatag
- the LOC123705443 gene encoding uncharacterized protein LOC123705443 isoform X2 encodes MAKQDDSLFLLEVLIDKIVFVKSPCFSDKDFRTCVNIECNAVEPLEICDDDPNVGIAKSGGPFVKPFNTGKSCLFSLKEGDINAAMSKFPVKVSVYKSLPCGCLPTKIIMGECTIDMTKEFVEARNNFLADPTSVSYQALKDSFRFVGPDGEETGEIVMFLRISCFGKLIITTFQGSGGPPNLGGKSRGSSGVVDRSCAPKKDYQTTDDPCVCGAARSHGSAGGTGGHTCSGGGAVCPPARDPYNSMPCEDPDDPCYCSGPKPAEKQKMLCRNTDQYCLHVPKGVLSSLLFCQELTEVQKNKPKMKTKEELYFIEYINRTLMENNFNLPTFTPSSSTIYPDSSISGFRNNSSESKSIFGEKETIVYMTLFNDFYHHKSSGTQATASVNKCFQVYSSNSIDSRSEYCSSCNATTSQQGSSRCITDEVHYSEVYFFGRKKEPADKKGVGGKCSKTKLCKTGQPPTSASKSTDAKNRPKPKTNTQSQTKRSRGATTSTGTTKSVSIKDDKPEKPCPAVAASKGEMMATVSHIKIGPKEPCPVHGKDPCQGPKCILAASGEDQAPVKVTTATNARRGVFELVIRKITGAPLARNELMLEWTPPPCRPPPCPSPCPIPCAFPTPCRPSKCKLIICKPSPCKPKCCKKKPCGQPCSPCKKCCKTSCCGRPCPPPSCPTCSGCTPFPPPPCRKPCSPPCCKSPCRSSPCLRPCPVGRKRPRRCKSQPKIKTHKKRTSPCSNRSKTCPVVKCRSMPGCCVVPMPCPPRKCCSVAPCKPAKCCRSNCSTCC; translated from the exons atggCGAAACAGGATGATAGTCTTTTCCTTCTGGAGGTCCTTAtcgataaaattgtttttgttaaaagcCCATGCTTTTCAGACAAAGACTTTAGGACTTGCGTTAATATCGAATGTAACGCTGTAGAGCCACTGGAAATATGTGACGACGATCCCAATGTTGGTATTGCAAAAAGTGGAGGTCCCTTTGTGAAGCCTTTTAATACTGGTAAATCATGTCTTTTTTCCCTAAAAGAGGGTGACATCAATGCTGCAATGAGCAAGTTTCCAGTAAAAGTTTCTGTGTATAAATCTCTGCCATGTGGCTGTTTACCTACAAAAATCATCATGGGCGAATGTACCATAGACATGACAAAAGAATTTGTTGAAGCAAGAAATAACTTTTTAGCCGATCCAACCAGTGTAAGCTATCAAGCACTGAAAGACTCGTTTAGATTTGTAGGACCGGATGGAGAAGAAACTGGTGAAATAGTAATGTTTTTAAGGATATCCTGTTTTGGAAAACTCATTATCACTACATTCCAAGGATCTGGTGGTCCTCCCAACTTAGGTGGAAAATCGAGAGGTAGTTCAGGCGTAGTAGATCGTTCATGTGCACCGAAGAAAGATTATCAAACAACAGATGATCCTTGTGTTTGCGGCGCTGCTCGAAGTCACGGAAGTGCAGGAGGAACAGGTGGACACACATGCTCGGGTGGCGGTGCCGTTTGTCCTCCGG ctcGAGATCCATACAATAGCATGCCTTGTGAAGATCCAGATGATCCTTGCTATTGCTCTGGGCCAAAACCTGCAGAAAAGCAAAAAATGCTATGCCGCAATACTGATCAATACTGCTTACATGTTCCAAAAG GTGTCCTGTCGAGCTTGCTGTTTTGCCAAGAACTGACTgaagtacaaaaaaataagCCTAAAATGAAAACCAAGGaagaactttattttattgaatatattaatcGAACACTGATGGAAAATAACTTCAATTTACCCAC ttTTACGCCATCTTCAAGCACTATTTACCCCGATTCCTCTATTAGTGGATTTCGAAATAATTCTTCGGAATCTAAGAGTATTTTCGGTGAAAAGGAAACAATCGTTTACATGACACTTTTTAACGATTTTTACCATCATAAAAGCTCAGGAACACAAGCTACAGCATCCGTCAATAAATGCTTTCAAGTTTATAGCAGTAATTCAATAGACTCACGTTCCGAGTACTGTTCTTCGTGTAACGCAACCACATCGCAACAAGGAAGCAGTAGATGCATAACAGATGAAGTTCATTATTCCGAAGTTTACTTTTTTGGTAGAAAAAAGGAACCAGCTGATAAGAAAGGGGTGGGAGGAAAATGTTCGAAAACAAAACTATGTAAAACAGGTCAACCACCTACATCAGCCAGTAAAAGTACGGACGCAAAAAATCGACCAAAACCCAAAACAAACACTCAGTCACAGACAAAAAGATCGAGAGGCGCTACGACATCGACGGGGACTACAAAATCAGTATCAATCAAAGATGATAAACCTGAAAAGCCCTGCCCTGCTGTAGCGGCTTCGAAAGGCGAAATGATGGCTACCGTGTCACACATAAAAATTGGCCCCAAAGAGCCTTGCCCAGTGCATGGGAAGGACCCATGTCAAGGACCCAAATGTATATTAGCAGCGTCTGGAGAAGACCAGGCACCAGTGAAAGTAACTACTGCTACCAATGCGCGAAGAGGAGTTTTCGAATTGGTTATTCGTAAAATTACTGGAGCACCATTAGCTAGGAACGAATTAATGTTAGAATGGACACCACCACCATGTCGTCCGCCTCCATGTCCCTCGCCTTGCCCTATACCGTGTGCCTTTCCTACACCATGTCGACCTTCAAAGTGCAAGCTAATCATTTGTAAGCCTTCCCCATGCAAGCCAAAATGTTGTAAGAAGAAACCTTGTGGCCAGCCTTGTTCCCCATGTAAGAAATGCTGTAAAACGAGTTGTTGTGGAAGGCCTTGCCCACCACCAAGCTGCCCAACTTGCTCAGGTTGTACGCCCTTCCCACCACCTCCATGCAGAAAGCCTTGTAGCCCTCCATGCTGTAAATCTCCATGCAGAAGTTCGCCATGCTTGCGTCCATGTCCAGTCGGTCGGAAGCGTCCTCGGAGGTGTAAAAGCCAACCAAAAATAAAGACACACAAAAAACGTACATCACCTTGTAGTAATCGCTCCAAAACATGTCCGGTGGTAAAATGCCGAAGTATGCCAGGATGCTGTGTGGTGCCAATGCCGTGCCCACCTAGAAAATGTTGCTCTGTTGCTCCTTGCAAGCCCGCCAAATGCTGCAggagtaattgctccacttgctgttag
- the LOC123705457 gene encoding uncharacterized protein LOC123705457: MGKSGGGPTTRKPYEEIGAIFNGNEVKIRVPKSTSKPPKLTASQLKLQNQCTCEDDASVCSETCGLPGEGGAGGNRLNFQIPDDICEAMTNRTALNSEVVYSKAEAHGNLCNVCNVTPQDAPKGVQAQKVLHPDKDVFILKIGKQTDEPNRTGNIEVELVTPRAPAKAQPATHSCKQIQCEDQDLACCAPCRTCRGVVPKKRKGRRPPKCCF, encoded by the exons aTGGGAAAATCTGGAGGTGGGCCTACAACGCGCAAACCATACGAAGAAATTGGTGCAATATTTAATGGCAATGAG GTTAAAATTCGTGTACCCAAGAGCACATCGAAACCACCAAAGCTGACGGCATCTCAATTGAAATTGCAAAACCAGTGTACGTGCGAAGACGATGCGTCTGTTTGTTCGGAGACGTGTGGTCTCCCGGGGGAGGGGGGCGCTGGGGGCAATAGGCTTAATTTCCAG ATTCCCGATGACATATGCGAAGCAATGACCAACAGGACCGCTCTGAACTCCGAAGTGGTGTACAGTAAAGCGGAGGCCCATGGGAACCTCTGCAACGTATGCAATGTGACGCCTCAAGACGCCCCCAAAGGCGTGCAAGCGCAAAAAGTTCTACACCCAGATAAAGATGTATTTATTCTGAAGATTGGCAAACAAACTGATGAGCCGAATCGTACGGGGAATATTGAG GTAGAGCTGGTCACACCCCGGGCACCAGCTAAAGCCCAGCCAGCGACGCACTCCTGCAAGCAGATCCAATGTGAGGATCAAGATCTGGCCTGCTGCGCGCCATGTAGGACCTGTCGGGGCGTGGTGCCGAAGAAACGAAAGGGCAGGCGCCCGCCCAAATGTTGCTTCTAG
- the LOC123705443 gene encoding uncharacterized protein LOC123705443 isoform X3, translating into MAKQDDSLFLLEVLIDKIVFVKSPCFSDKDFRTCVNIECNAVEPLEICDDDPNVGIAKSGGPFVKPFNTGKSCLFSLKEGDINAAMSKFPVKVSVYKSLPCGCLPTKIIMGECTIDMTKEFVEARNNFLADPTSVSYQALKDSFRFVGPDGEETGEIVMFLRISCFGKLIITTFQGSGGPPNLGGKSRGSSGVVDRSCAPKKDYQTTDDPCVCGAARSHGSAGGTGGHTCSGGGAVCPPARDPYNSMPCEDPDDPCYCSGPKPAEKQKMLCRNTDQYCLHVPKGRSKQFEEIGTTLGGNELKIKVPASASIIKKISQTHCAMQSPYTKNSDGGPCEPPCGKNQISLALPSEDICCHGARPADTQFTCTTEGCLQASKHGQQAAMARGDNKQELPNKDVFVLKVAKTALQGDRKCKLELELVTPKAADKKPPVTKQHTRIQSDLDCECCVRRLKKQKNKKKR; encoded by the exons atggCGAAACAGGATGATAGTCTTTTCCTTCTGGAGGTCCTTAtcgataaaattgtttttgttaaaagcCCATGCTTTTCAGACAAAGACTTTAGGACTTGCGTTAATATCGAATGTAACGCTGTAGAGCCACTGGAAATATGTGACGACGATCCCAATGTTGGTATTGCAAAAAGTGGAGGTCCCTTTGTGAAGCCTTTTAATACTGGTAAATCATGTCTTTTTTCCCTAAAAGAGGGTGACATCAATGCTGCAATGAGCAAGTTTCCAGTAAAAGTTTCTGTGTATAAATCTCTGCCATGTGGCTGTTTACCTACAAAAATCATCATGGGCGAATGTACCATAGACATGACAAAAGAATTTGTTGAAGCAAGAAATAACTTTTTAGCCGATCCAACCAGTGTAAGCTATCAAGCACTGAAAGACTCGTTTAGATTTGTAGGACCGGATGGAGAAGAAACTGGTGAAATAGTAATGTTTTTAAGGATATCCTGTTTTGGAAAACTCATTATCACTACATTCCAAGGATCTGGTGGTCCTCCCAACTTAGGTGGAAAATCGAGAGGTAGTTCAGGCGTAGTAGATCGTTCATGTGCACCGAAGAAAGATTATCAAACAACAGATGATCCTTGTGTTTGCGGCGCTGCTCGAAGTCACGGAAGTGCAGGAGGAACAGGTGGACACACATGCTCGGGTGGCGGTGCCGTTTGTCCTCCGG ctcGAGATCCATACAATAGCATGCCTTGTGAAGATCCAGATGATCCTTGCTATTGCTCTGGGCCAAAACCTGCAGAAAAGCAAAAAATGCTATGCCGCAATACTGATCAATACTGCTTACATGTTCCAAAAG GTCGCAGTAAACAATTTGAGGAAATAGGCACAACTTTGGGTGGAAATGAACTTAAGATTAAAGTTCCCGCTAGCGCATCCATTATTAAGAAGATAAGTCAAACGCATTGTGCAATGCAAAGTCCGTATACGAAGAATTCGGATGGTGGTCCATGCGAACCGCCGTGTGGCAAGAACCAGATTAGCTTAGCGCTTCCAAGCGAAGATATTTGTTGTCATGGAGCAAGGCCTGCTGACACACAATTTACTTGCACCACAGAAGGATGCCTACAAGCAAGTAAGCACGGCCAACAAGCAGCTATGGCCCGCGGTGATAATAAACAAGAATTGCCTAACAAAGATGTGTTTGTTCTTAAAGTTGCTAAAACTGCTCTGCAAGGTGACAGAAAATGTAAACTAGAGTTGGAACTGGTAACGCCAAAAGCTGCGGATAAAAAACCACCAGTGACAAAGCAACACACGCGAATACAATCTGATCTTGATTGTGAATGCTGCGTAAGAAGACTAAAGAAGCAAAAGAACAAGAAGAAACGCTGA
- the LOC123705443 gene encoding uncharacterized protein LOC123705443 isoform X1 encodes MAKQDDSLFLLEVLIDKIVFVKSPCFSDKDFRTCVNIECNAVEPLEICDDDPNVGIAKSGGPFVKPFNTGKSCLFSLKEGDINAAMSKFPVKVSVYKSLPCGCLPTKIIMGECTIDMTKEFVEARNNFLADPTSVSYQALKDSFRFVGPDGEETGEIVMFLRISCFGKLIITTFQGSGGPPNLGGKSRGSSGVVDRSCAPKKDYQTTDDPCVCGAARSHGSAGGTGGHTCSGGGAVCPPARDPYNSMPCEDPDDPCYCSGPKPAEKQKMLCRNTDQYCLHVPKGVLSSLLFCQELTEVQKNKPKMKTKEELYFIEYINRTLMENNFNLPTYEVGIININTLKKCVDNMRLFYDKRFADSTYYADFINYSFTPSSSTIYPDSSISGFRNNSSESKSIFGEKETIVYMTLFNDFYHHKSSGTQATASVNKCFQVYSSNSIDSRSEYCSSCNATTSQQGSSRCITDEVHYSEVYFFGRKKEPADKKGVGGKCSKTKLCKTGQPPTSASKSTDAKNRPKPKTNTQSQTKRSRGATTSTGTTKSVSIKDDKPEKPCPAVAASKGEMMATVSHIKIGPKEPCPVHGKDPCQGPKCILAASGEDQAPVKVTTATNARRGVFELVIRKITGAPLARNELMLEWTPPPCRPPPCPSPCPIPCAFPTPCRPSKCKLIICKPSPCKPKCCKKKPCGQPCSPCKKCCKTSCCGRPCPPPSCPTCSGCTPFPPPPCRKPCSPPCCKSPCRSSPCLRPCPVGRKRPRRCKSQPKIKTHKKRTSPCSNRSKTCPVVKCRSMPGCCVVPMPCPPRKCCSVAPCKPAKCCRSNCSTCC; translated from the exons atggCGAAACAGGATGATAGTCTTTTCCTTCTGGAGGTCCTTAtcgataaaattgtttttgttaaaagcCCATGCTTTTCAGACAAAGACTTTAGGACTTGCGTTAATATCGAATGTAACGCTGTAGAGCCACTGGAAATATGTGACGACGATCCCAATGTTGGTATTGCAAAAAGTGGAGGTCCCTTTGTGAAGCCTTTTAATACTGGTAAATCATGTCTTTTTTCCCTAAAAGAGGGTGACATCAATGCTGCAATGAGCAAGTTTCCAGTAAAAGTTTCTGTGTATAAATCTCTGCCATGTGGCTGTTTACCTACAAAAATCATCATGGGCGAATGTACCATAGACATGACAAAAGAATTTGTTGAAGCAAGAAATAACTTTTTAGCCGATCCAACCAGTGTAAGCTATCAAGCACTGAAAGACTCGTTTAGATTTGTAGGACCGGATGGAGAAGAAACTGGTGAAATAGTAATGTTTTTAAGGATATCCTGTTTTGGAAAACTCATTATCACTACATTCCAAGGATCTGGTGGTCCTCCCAACTTAGGTGGAAAATCGAGAGGTAGTTCAGGCGTAGTAGATCGTTCATGTGCACCGAAGAAAGATTATCAAACAACAGATGATCCTTGTGTTTGCGGCGCTGCTCGAAGTCACGGAAGTGCAGGAGGAACAGGTGGACACACATGCTCGGGTGGCGGTGCCGTTTGTCCTCCGG ctcGAGATCCATACAATAGCATGCCTTGTGAAGATCCAGATGATCCTTGCTATTGCTCTGGGCCAAAACCTGCAGAAAAGCAAAAAATGCTATGCCGCAATACTGATCAATACTGCTTACATGTTCCAAAAG GTGTCCTGTCGAGCTTGCTGTTTTGCCAAGAACTGACTgaagtacaaaaaaataagCCTAAAATGAAAACCAAGGaagaactttattttattgaatatattaatcGAACACTGATGGAAAATAACTTCAATTTACCCACGTATGAAGTtggaattataaatattaatactttGAAAAAATGCGTTGACAATATGAGATTATTTTACGACAAGCGTTTTGCAGACTCAACATATTATGcagattttataaattacagttTTACGCCATCTTCAAGCACTATTTACCCCGATTCCTCTATTAGTGGATTTCGAAATAATTCTTCGGAATCTAAGAGTATTTTCGGTGAAAAGGAAACAATCGTTTACATGACACTTTTTAACGATTTTTACCATCATAAAAGCTCAGGAACACAAGCTACAGCATCCGTCAATAAATGCTTTCAAGTTTATAGCAGTAATTCAATAGACTCACGTTCCGAGTACTGTTCTTCGTGTAACGCAACCACATCGCAACAAGGAAGCAGTAGATGCATAACAGATGAAGTTCATTATTCCGAAGTTTACTTTTTTGGTAGAAAAAAGGAACCAGCTGATAAGAAAGGGGTGGGAGGAAAATGTTCGAAAACAAAACTATGTAAAACAGGTCAACCACCTACATCAGCCAGTAAAAGTACGGACGCAAAAAATCGACCAAAACCCAAAACAAACACTCAGTCACAGACAAAAAGATCGAGAGGCGCTACGACATCGACGGGGACTACAAAATCAGTATCAATCAAAGATGATAAACCTGAAAAGCCCTGCCCTGCTGTAGCGGCTTCGAAAGGCGAAATGATGGCTACCGTGTCACACATAAAAATTGGCCCCAAAGAGCCTTGCCCAGTGCATGGGAAGGACCCATGTCAAGGACCCAAATGTATATTAGCAGCGTCTGGAGAAGACCAGGCACCAGTGAAAGTAACTACTGCTACCAATGCGCGAAGAGGAGTTTTCGAATTGGTTATTCGTAAAATTACTGGAGCACCATTAGCTAGGAACGAATTAATGTTAGAATGGACACCACCACCATGTCGTCCGCCTCCATGTCCCTCGCCTTGCCCTATACCGTGTGCCTTTCCTACACCATGTCGACCTTCAAAGTGCAAGCTAATCATTTGTAAGCCTTCCCCATGCAAGCCAAAATGTTGTAAGAAGAAACCTTGTGGCCAGCCTTGTTCCCCATGTAAGAAATGCTGTAAAACGAGTTGTTGTGGAAGGCCTTGCCCACCACCAAGCTGCCCAACTTGCTCAGGTTGTACGCCCTTCCCACCACCTCCATGCAGAAAGCCTTGTAGCCCTCCATGCTGTAAATCTCCATGCAGAAGTTCGCCATGCTTGCGTCCATGTCCAGTCGGTCGGAAGCGTCCTCGGAGGTGTAAAAGCCAACCAAAAATAAAGACACACAAAAAACGTACATCACCTTGTAGTAATCGCTCCAAAACATGTCCGGTGGTAAAATGCCGAAGTATGCCAGGATGCTGTGTGGTGCCAATGCCGTGCCCACCTAGAAAATGTTGCTCTGTTGCTCCTTGCAAGCCCGCCAAATGCTGCAggagtaattgctccacttgctgttag
- the LOC123705566 gene encoding uncharacterized protein LOC123705566, with the protein MENAHHPLYPQSNVAKFSGYEPDKYAIDEVSLTVKTDECLTPGRPPTLTQNTIGKFLQPLTRALVEVPPRPTIDELPDAVIDRMVQMDKAFWVDKPGANAYTLHDAYYNYGMTTEKVLPPHQDVFPRSYQFDLDCVKYRRLHACDNFKPTAEATKKNPLCRDCRHVKMSDLVASNATYEQDSGQKRWRQYPDVKATLSPEQIREMMKEVGRPFQNEACNWYYSNYPPVKYNCIMRKFSN; encoded by the exons atggaAAATGCACACCATCCCTTGTATCCTCAAAGCAATGTTGCAAAATTTAGTGGATATGAGCCtgataa ATACGCTATAGATGAAGTGTCCCTCACGGTGAAAACAGATGAATGCTTGACCCCTGGCAGGCCCCCGACCCTAACTCAAAACACTATCGGAAAATTCCTTCAACCATTAACCAGAGCTTTGGTGGAAGTACCTCCCAG ACCAACTATAGATGAACTACCAGATGCTGTGATAGATAGAATGGTGCAAATGGATAAAGCCTTCTGGGTGGATAAGCCTGGTGCCAATGCATACACGCTCCATGATGCATACTACAATTACGGGATGACTACTGAAAAAGTTTTACCTC CGCACCAGGATGTCTTCCCTCGGTCCTATCAGTTCGACTTGGATTGCGTGAAGTACCGGCGTCTGCATGCATGTGACAATTTCAAGCCGACTGCGGAGGCGACGAAG AAAAATCCCCTTTGCCGTGATTGTCGTCACGTCAAAATGTCGGATTTGGTGGCATCCAATGCGACGTATGAGCAAGATTCGGGGCAGAAACGCTGGAGGCAATACCCTGATGTTAAGGCTACTCTATCTCCTGAGCAAATACGTGAAATGATGAAAGA GGTAGGTCGTCCATTTCAGAACGAAGCCTGTAACTGGTATTATTCAAACTACCCTCCAGTTAAATATAATTGCATAATGCGAAAATTTtcgaattaa